A part of Solicola gregarius genomic DNA contains:
- a CDS encoding polyprenyl synthetase family protein codes for MSTQDVTADLATAVQSELDGFVDRQRGRLADLGPELVPFLDAAQAFVTGGKRLRPAFCYCGWRAAGGDPDERGVVRAASSLEWLQASALVHDDVMDGSDVRRGRPAVHRAFESRHRNANWVGDAAQFGVGSAILLGDLMLSWCDEMFRSSDLDRERLVRAAYVLDLCKSEVVGGQFLDLVGQSTGVNSIEQAMRIVRYKAAKYTVERPLHVGAALAGADDELIESLSRVGVPLGEAFQLRDDVLGVFGDPEVTGKPAGDDLREGKRTVLLARAFENANGEQTRALSEGVGRPDLDPVEVDLLRDIIASTGALAAVEDQIATLEARVDAALTTAPIVDADAREAIAQLAKRATHRQS; via the coding sequence ATGTCCACCCAGGACGTCACCGCTGACCTCGCCACCGCCGTCCAGTCCGAGCTCGATGGGTTCGTCGACCGGCAGCGTGGCCGGCTTGCGGACCTCGGGCCCGAGCTCGTTCCCTTCCTCGATGCCGCCCAGGCGTTCGTGACCGGGGGCAAGCGGCTCCGGCCCGCCTTCTGCTACTGCGGCTGGCGCGCGGCCGGTGGCGATCCCGACGAACGCGGCGTCGTACGCGCGGCCTCATCGCTGGAATGGCTGCAGGCAAGCGCCTTGGTGCACGACGACGTGATGGACGGGTCCGACGTACGCCGGGGCCGGCCGGCCGTCCATCGGGCGTTCGAGAGCCGACACCGAAACGCGAACTGGGTGGGCGACGCCGCACAGTTCGGGGTGGGCTCGGCCATCCTGCTCGGCGACCTGATGCTGAGCTGGTGCGACGAGATGTTCCGCTCGTCGGATCTCGACCGTGAGCGGCTGGTACGCGCCGCGTACGTCCTCGACCTGTGCAAGTCCGAGGTCGTCGGTGGCCAGTTCCTCGATCTCGTCGGGCAGTCGACGGGCGTGAACTCGATCGAGCAGGCGATGCGGATCGTGCGCTACAAGGCGGCGAAGTACACCGTCGAACGCCCGCTGCACGTCGGAGCAGCGCTCGCCGGTGCCGACGACGAGCTCATCGAGTCACTGTCACGAGTCGGCGTGCCGCTCGGCGAGGCGTTCCAGCTGCGCGACGACGTACTCGGTGTCTTTGGCGACCCGGAGGTCACCGGAAAGCCGGCAGGTGACGACCTGCGCGAGGGCAAGCGCACGGTGCTGCTCGCGCGCGCGTTCGAGAACGCGAACGGCGAGCAGACGCGCGCATTGTCCGAGGGCGTCGGGCGTCCCGATCTCGATCCGGTGGAGGTCGACCTGCTGCGCGACATCATCGCGTCGACGGGTGCGCTGGCCGCGGTCGAAGACCAGATCGCCACCCTGGAGGCTCGCGTCGACGCGGCGCTCACCACGGCCCCGATCGTCGACGCCGATGCACGCGAGGCGATCGCGCAACTCGCGAAGCGAGCGACGCATCGGCAGAGCTGA
- a CDS encoding Rv2175c family DNA-binding protein: protein MSNPINDPEADDPLDTLIDAWLTLSEAAEALGVSPNRVRQWARERELSVVRTAASREPRVPAAMIADGAITKGLGGTLTLLSDSGYDEREALVWLFTADDSLPGRPIDALREDRGKEVRRRAQAMAF, encoded by the coding sequence GTGTCGAATCCGATCAACGATCCCGAAGCCGATGACCCGCTGGACACACTGATCGACGCCTGGCTCACGCTGAGTGAGGCCGCCGAGGCGCTCGGGGTGAGCCCCAACCGCGTACGCCAGTGGGCCCGCGAACGCGAGCTGAGCGTGGTCCGCACGGCCGCATCGAGAGAGCCGCGCGTGCCCGCCGCGATGATCGCCGATGGCGCGATCACCAAGGGTCTCGGCGGAACCCTCACCCTGCTCTCCGACTCCGGGTACGACGAGCGGGAGGCCCTCGTGTGGCTGTTCACCGCCGACGACAGCCTGCCCGGTCGCCCGATCGACGCCCTGCGTGAGGATCGCGGCAAGGAGGTACGCCGCCGCGCGCAGGCGATGGCGTTCTGA
- the pknB gene encoding Stk1 family PASTA domain-containing Ser/Thr kinase, whose amino-acid sequence MSASNESLQGRLLDGRYLIGDLIARGGMASVYRATDTRLDRVVAVKVMHPGMGDDAAFTERFVREARSAAKLNHPNVVAVFDQGDDNGTLYLVMELVEGRTLRDLLREEAPLSPRRALAVLEQMLLALSAAHEAHIVHRDVKPENVLLAPDGRLKVADFGLARAVSSVTGGAANPTTGVLIGTVSYLAPELVLKQGSDARTDVYACGAVLYEMLTGFKPHSGDTPIQVAYRHVHEDVPPPSARIQGIPPYIDALVARATARDRDRRSADARVLLRQVRQVRHALDRGLPNDPELVADLLPTVDRGTAQPPAPAPTVAQQAEPTLVVGSQGPPPTASPQPPAPEPAPRKRRRGLIWLLIIVILAVLAAIGGFYFGVMRYSTTPDLTGETEKTARQIVESRGLDLTVAHEKYSETVPEGTVMDTEPEAGDNIIDGGTVDVTLSMGKERYAVPKLAGKSEDAARDALAEAHLTAGEPIPQYSARVDSGDVIRGSIKPGKLVKPDTTVDLIVSKGRRPIDVASQVGKPVAEARAALTQAGFRIDIERTRDRDVPRGYVITQSPNNGSAYRGDTIRLVVSRGPARVEVPDVRFMRVDDATDELESHGFKVEVEEDDISVGAGIVRDQDPPGGERARRGSTVTLYVV is encoded by the coding sequence GTGTCCGCGAGCAACGAGTCCCTTCAGGGTCGCTTGCTCGATGGGCGCTACCTGATCGGCGACCTCATCGCCCGAGGGGGCATGGCGAGCGTGTACCGGGCGACCGACACGCGGCTCGACCGGGTCGTCGCCGTCAAGGTGATGCACCCCGGGATGGGCGATGACGCGGCCTTCACCGAGCGGTTCGTACGCGAGGCGCGGTCGGCGGCGAAGCTGAACCACCCGAACGTCGTCGCCGTCTTCGACCAGGGCGACGACAACGGCACGCTCTACCTCGTGATGGAGCTCGTCGAGGGTCGTACGCTGCGCGACCTGCTGCGAGAGGAGGCGCCCCTCTCGCCGCGCCGCGCGCTCGCCGTACTCGAGCAGATGCTGCTCGCGCTGTCGGCCGCCCACGAGGCGCACATCGTCCACCGTGACGTGAAGCCCGAGAACGTCCTGCTTGCCCCCGACGGCCGGCTCAAGGTCGCCGACTTCGGGCTCGCGAGGGCCGTCTCGTCCGTCACGGGAGGCGCCGCGAACCCGACCACCGGGGTGCTGATCGGCACCGTCTCCTACCTCGCGCCGGAGCTCGTTCTCAAACAGGGCTCCGACGCCCGCACGGACGTGTACGCGTGCGGTGCCGTGCTGTACGAGATGCTCACCGGCTTCAAGCCCCACAGCGGAGACACGCCGATCCAGGTCGCGTACCGCCATGTGCACGAGGACGTCCCGCCGCCGTCGGCGCGGATCCAGGGCATCCCGCCGTACATCGACGCGCTCGTCGCCCGCGCGACGGCGCGCGACCGCGACCGCCGCTCGGCAGATGCGCGGGTCCTGTTGCGGCAGGTCCGCCAGGTACGCCATGCGCTCGACCGCGGACTCCCCAACGACCCCGAGCTCGTCGCCGACCTCCTTCCGACCGTCGACCGCGGCACTGCGCAACCGCCCGCGCCGGCTCCGACGGTCGCGCAACAGGCCGAGCCCACGCTCGTCGTCGGCTCCCAGGGCCCGCCGCCGACGGCTTCGCCGCAACCGCCCGCCCCCGAGCCGGCGCCGCGAAAACGCCGACGGGGCCTGATCTGGCTGCTCATCATCGTCATCCTCGCGGTCCTCGCGGCCATCGGCGGCTTCTACTTCGGTGTCATGCGCTACAGCACCACGCCCGACCTGACCGGCGAGACCGAGAAGACCGCACGCCAGATCGTCGAGAGCCGCGGCCTCGACCTGACCGTGGCGCATGAGAAGTACAGCGAGACCGTGCCGGAGGGCACGGTGATGGATACCGAACCCGAGGCCGGTGACAACATCATCGACGGCGGCACCGTCGACGTCACACTGTCGATGGGCAAGGAGCGGTACGCGGTGCCGAAGCTCGCCGGCAAGAGCGAGGACGCCGCTCGCGACGCACTCGCGGAGGCACATCTCACCGCCGGAGAGCCGATCCCGCAGTACAGCGCGCGGGTCGACAGCGGCGATGTGATCCGCGGAAGCATCAAGCCCGGCAAGTTGGTCAAGCCCGACACAACCGTCGATCTGATCGTCTCGAAGGGACGCCGTCCGATCGACGTCGCGTCGCAGGTGGGCAAGCCCGTTGCCGAGGCGCGCGCCGCGCTCACCCAGGCGGGCTTCCGGATCGACATCGAACGCACCCGCGACCGCGACGTGCCCCGCGGGTACGTCATCACGCAGAGCCCGAACAACGGTTCGGCGTACCGCGGTGACACGATCCGCCTGGTCGTGTCGCGCGGGCCGGCTCGCGTCGAGGTGCCCGACGTACGCTTCATGCGCGTCGACGACGCCACCGACGAGCTCGAGTCGCACGGCTTCAAGGTCGAGGTCGAAGAGGACGACATCAGCGTCGGGGCCGGCATCGTACGCGACCAGGACCCGCCCGGCGGCGAGCGTGCACGCCGCGGCTCGACCGTGACTCTGTACGTGGTCTGA
- a CDS encoding DMT family transporter → MRTTRWATLALLLVTATWGSTFILIKDLLDRVPTLDFLAVRFAIAAAAMFVVAPRAVARLSPQTRRRGLAVGLIYGLAQILQTEGLAYTDASISGFVTGMYVVLTPLIAALVLRNRIGKLTWCAVAMATVGLGFLSLSGLSVGFGEAITFGSAILYATHIVALSAWSTARDAYGLAVVQMAVIGAMCLAVTGWNGVVLPDNGRDWVSVVYMAVVAGAIAMLAQTWAQAHLPATRAAIIMTMEPVFAATFAIALGDETLTPRVAVGGTFVVVAMLAAELAPRRRIEAEVPHLGQ, encoded by the coding sequence ATGCGCACGACCCGCTGGGCGACCCTTGCCCTGCTCCTCGTCACGGCAACGTGGGGCTCGACCTTCATCCTGATCAAGGATCTGCTCGACCGGGTGCCGACGCTCGACTTCCTCGCGGTTCGCTTCGCGATCGCCGCCGCGGCGATGTTCGTGGTCGCGCCACGCGCCGTCGCGCGGCTGTCACCGCAGACGCGACGCCGCGGCCTCGCCGTTGGTCTGATCTACGGTCTTGCGCAGATCCTGCAGACCGAAGGGCTCGCGTACACCGATGCGAGCATCTCGGGATTTGTCACCGGTATGTACGTCGTCCTGACCCCGCTGATCGCGGCGCTGGTGCTGCGCAACCGCATCGGGAAGCTGACCTGGTGTGCGGTCGCGATGGCGACGGTGGGGCTCGGGTTCCTGTCGCTGAGCGGCCTGTCGGTCGGCTTCGGTGAGGCCATCACCTTCGGGTCCGCGATCCTGTACGCCACCCACATCGTCGCGCTCAGCGCCTGGTCGACCGCGCGCGACGCGTACGGTCTCGCGGTGGTCCAGATGGCGGTCATCGGTGCGATGTGCCTCGCGGTCACCGGCTGGAACGGTGTCGTCCTCCCCGACAACGGCCGCGACTGGGTATCGGTCGTCTACATGGCCGTCGTCGCCGGTGCGATCGCGATGCTCGCGCAGACCTGGGCACAGGCCCATCTGCCCGCTACGCGGGCGGCGATCATCATGACGATGGAACCGGTGTTCGCCGCGACGTTCGCGATCGCGCTCGGCGACGAGACCCTGACACCGCGGGTTGCGGTCGGCGGGACGTTCGTCGTCGTGGCCATGCTCGCCGCCGAGCTGGCACCCCGCCGCAGGATCGAGGCCGAGGTGCCGCACCTCGGCCAGTAG
- a CDS encoding fatty acid desaturase family protein, with the protein MTIDSSRTRSDFADLRDRIDDAGLLERRPTYYVLRISAIVIAFTVGWTAFFTLGNSWWQLLTAVFIAVGFAQLALVAHDLAHMQVFRTRRPSEIAGRIVGNLGIGMGYGWWMDKHTRHHANPNHEELDPDVAPDLLTWSPEQASGTSGLARFVSKYEAWLFFPLLTLEGFNLHISSVRALFRPDFKRRRLEAALLAVHFVAYLSVVFTFLSPGKAIVWILLNQAVFGLYLGCSFAPNHKGMPTLKEGERLDFLRKQVLTSRNVRGNVVTDHALGGLNYQIEHHLFPNMPMPNLRKAQPIVRAYCEERGVEYAEAGLFESYAIALRHMHSVGAPLRG; encoded by the coding sequence ATGACGATCGACTCCTCCCGCACTCGCAGCGACTTCGCCGATCTCCGCGATCGCATCGATGACGCCGGGCTACTCGAGCGGCGCCCGACGTACTACGTGCTGCGCATCTCGGCCATCGTGATCGCGTTCACCGTCGGGTGGACCGCGTTCTTCACGCTCGGCAACTCGTGGTGGCAGCTGCTCACCGCGGTGTTCATCGCGGTCGGGTTCGCCCAGCTCGCACTCGTCGCACACGATCTGGCGCATATGCAGGTCTTTCGTACGCGCCGACCGAGCGAGATCGCCGGCCGTATCGTCGGCAACCTCGGGATCGGCATGGGCTACGGCTGGTGGATGGACAAGCACACGCGCCACCATGCGAACCCGAACCACGAGGAGCTCGATCCGGACGTGGCACCCGACCTCCTCACCTGGTCACCGGAACAGGCGAGCGGCACCAGCGGGCTCGCGCGGTTCGTCAGCAAGTACGAGGCGTGGCTGTTCTTCCCGCTGTTGACGCTCGAGGGCTTCAACCTGCATATCTCGAGCGTCAGAGCGCTTTTCCGCCCCGACTTCAAGCGACGCAGGCTGGAAGCGGCGCTGCTCGCCGTGCACTTCGTCGCGTACCTCAGCGTCGTCTTCACGTTCCTGTCGCCTGGTAAGGCGATCGTGTGGATCCTGCTCAACCAGGCGGTGTTCGGCCTCTACCTCGGCTGCAGCTTCGCCCCGAACCACAAGGGCATGCCGACGCTCAAGGAGGGTGAGCGTCTCGACTTCCTGCGCAAGCAGGTGCTCACGTCGCGCAACGTACGAGGCAACGTCGTCACCGACCATGCGCTCGGCGGGCTGAACTACCAGATCGAGCACCACCTGTTCCCGAACATGCCGATGCCCAACCTCCGCAAGGCGCAACCGATCGTGCGCGCGTACTGCGAGGAGCGCGGAGTGGAGTACGCCGAGGCCGGCCTGTTCGAGTCGTACGCGATCGCGCTGCGGCACATGCACTCGGTCGGGGCGCCCCTGCGCGGGTGA
- a CDS encoding threonine aldolase family protein gives MIDLRSDTVTTPTDAMRRAIANADVGDDVYGEDPSVNALEERVAQMFGHEAALYCVSGSLANLLAVRAVTPVGAEVLCDSRAHIVRAESGAHAAIGGVTTRTWTHSRGLAAVDEIDALVAPASSYFVSTATISVENTHNFGGGLVHSIDSLRAVRERADAQNLSVHLDGARIWNAHVATGVPLTEYGGVADVLAVCLSKGLGAPVGSLVIGSREHIAEAREWRRRLGAAWRQAGVLAAAGHHALDHHIDRLADDHAHAQLVAEACGIDPASVESNIVVVPGADARAVVEAARAEGVLIGAIDPRTVRLLTHLDVSRADAERAANVLARALKQGGLTPPRSETPPYRKPADESEDSMYDDRLLPHSQRLRRSPRSHR, from the coding sequence GTGATCGATCTGCGTAGTGACACCGTGACCACACCGACCGACGCGATGCGGCGCGCGATCGCGAACGCCGACGTCGGTGACGACGTGTACGGCGAGGATCCGTCGGTGAACGCCCTCGAGGAGCGCGTCGCCCAGATGTTCGGCCACGAGGCGGCGCTGTACTGCGTCTCGGGCAGTCTCGCCAATCTCCTCGCAGTGCGCGCGGTGACACCGGTCGGAGCCGAGGTGCTCTGCGACTCGCGGGCGCACATCGTACGAGCGGAGTCGGGTGCCCATGCCGCGATCGGAGGGGTGACGACGCGTACCTGGACGCATTCTCGCGGGCTCGCCGCAGTCGATGAGATCGACGCGCTGGTGGCGCCCGCGTCGTCGTACTTCGTGAGCACCGCGACGATCTCCGTCGAGAACACGCACAACTTCGGCGGGGGCCTCGTGCACTCCATCGACTCCCTCCGAGCGGTACGCGAACGCGCGGATGCGCAAAACCTCTCCGTGCACCTCGACGGTGCGCGGATCTGGAACGCACATGTCGCGACCGGGGTCCCGCTCACCGAGTACGGGGGCGTCGCCGATGTGCTGGCGGTCTGTCTCTCGAAGGGCCTCGGTGCGCCGGTCGGCTCGCTCGTCATCGGCTCCCGCGAGCACATCGCCGAGGCGCGCGAGTGGCGCCGTCGCCTCGGCGCCGCGTGGCGCCAGGCCGGCGTGCTCGCGGCCGCCGGGCACCATGCCCTCGACCACCACATCGACCGGCTCGCCGACGACCACGCGCATGCGCAGCTGGTCGCGGAGGCCTGCGGCATCGACCCGGCATCGGTCGAGTCGAACATCGTCGTCGTACCGGGTGCCGATGCGCGCGCAGTGGTGGAAGCCGCGCGTGCCGAGGGCGTGCTGATCGGCGCGATCGACCCGCGCACCGTACGCCTGCTGACCCATCTTGACGTGTCCCGCGCCGACGCCGAGCGCGCCGCGAACGTACTGGCCCGGGCCCTGAAACAAGGGGGGCTAACCCCACCTCGATCGGAGACCCCGCCCTATCGGAAACCGGCCGACGAGAGCGAAGACTCGATGTATGACGATCGACTCCTCCCGCACTCGCAGCGACTTCGCCGATCTCCGCGATCGCATCGATGA
- a CDS encoding VOC family protein has translation MTGAELPPFPRPGALPYLTVADARDAIAWYAEVFDAELHGEPYVMPDDRIGHAELSIGAGTIYLADEFPDHGVVASDPDRVSVSLMIPVADTDATLERARARGATRIREPYEEYGGRNACFVDPFGHRWMLYGAARRERGTSGSTSATDDQ, from the coding sequence ATGACCGGCGCCGAGCTGCCGCCATTCCCACGTCCGGGTGCGCTGCCGTACCTGACGGTGGCAGATGCACGCGACGCCATTGCGTGGTACGCCGAGGTCTTCGACGCGGAGCTACACGGCGAGCCGTACGTCATGCCCGACGACCGGATCGGCCATGCGGAGCTGTCGATCGGCGCGGGCACGATCTACCTGGCCGACGAGTTCCCGGACCATGGCGTCGTCGCCTCCGACCCCGATCGGGTGTCGGTCAGCCTGATGATTCCGGTCGCCGACACCGACGCCACGTTGGAGCGTGCCCGGGCGCGCGGCGCGACTCGGATCAGGGAGCCGTACGAGGAGTACGGCGGCCGCAACGCCTGTTTCGTGGACCCGTTCGGGCACCGCTGGATGTTGTACGGAGCGGCGAGGAGAGAGCGAGGAACGAGCGGCTCGACTAGCGCGACCGATGATCAATGA
- the pdxY gene encoding pyridoxal kinase PdxY, which yields MQILSIQSAVAYGHVGNSAAVFPLQRMGIEVWPVNTVEFSNHTGYGSWKGPVLPAADVAAIVDGVRERGVFEHLDAVLSGYQGAEDVGAVVVETVQAVKAANPNAIYCADPVMGDRWCGFYVRAGIPEFMRERVLPVADVTTPNQFELEFLAEHAAESLDDVVAAAQIVRERGPQTVLVTSVEGPDIAPDQMGMLAVSDAGAHLVRTPKLDLATVSGSGDATAAVFLANLLRHDVATALGRTAAAVYAILEVTAKTGSTEMELIAAQAQITDPTVTFEVTRL from the coding sequence GTGCAGATCCTCTCCATCCAGTCCGCCGTCGCGTACGGCCATGTCGGAAACAGTGCGGCCGTGTTCCCGCTGCAGCGCATGGGCATCGAGGTGTGGCCGGTCAACACCGTCGAGTTCTCCAACCACACGGGCTACGGATCGTGGAAGGGTCCGGTGCTGCCGGCGGCCGATGTCGCCGCGATCGTCGACGGCGTACGCGAACGCGGAGTGTTCGAGCACCTCGACGCAGTGCTGTCGGGCTACCAGGGCGCCGAGGACGTCGGCGCCGTGGTGGTCGAGACCGTGCAAGCGGTCAAGGCCGCCAACCCGAACGCGATCTACTGTGCCGATCCCGTCATGGGCGATCGCTGGTGCGGCTTCTACGTACGCGCGGGCATCCCCGAGTTCATGCGCGAGCGGGTCCTCCCCGTCGCCGACGTGACGACACCGAACCAGTTCGAGCTGGAGTTCCTGGCCGAGCACGCCGCCGAGTCGCTCGACGACGTCGTCGCGGCCGCACAGATCGTACGCGAGCGGGGTCCGCAGACAGTGCTGGTCACGTCCGTCGAGGGGCCCGACATCGCGCCCGACCAGATGGGCATGCTCGCCGTCTCCGACGCGGGCGCGCATCTCGTACGTACGCCCAAGCTCGACCTCGCAACCGTCAGCGGCTCGGGAGACGCGACCGCCGCCGTATTCCTCGCCAACCTGCTGCGACACGATGTCGCGACCGCGCTCGGCCGGACCGCCGCCGCCGTGTACGCGATCCTCGAGGTCACGGCGAAGACCGGGTCCACGGAGATGGAGCTGATCGCCGCTCAGGCGCAGATCACCGACCCGACCGTGACGTTCGAGGTGACCCGGCTGTGA
- a CDS encoding carboxymuconolactone decarboxylase family protein, producing the protein MTAPRIAPGSRREIGLVNHAICWVSGRVTGTNPPNLFTTLGRSRGLFRGWMWYSSKLMPFGRLSRRETELLILRIAHLRESEYEFTHHVRIGRRAGVRADDVERVKAGPDADGWSERERVLVRAIDELDADRDISDATWAAMCTQLSEQECIEVVMLSGQYESLATAIATLRIQTDR; encoded by the coding sequence ATGACTGCGCCGCGCATCGCACCCGGTTCACGCCGCGAGATCGGTCTCGTCAACCACGCGATCTGCTGGGTGAGCGGGCGTGTGACCGGCACGAATCCCCCGAACCTGTTCACGACGCTCGGACGCAGTCGCGGGCTGTTTCGCGGCTGGATGTGGTACTCGTCGAAGTTGATGCCGTTCGGCCGGCTGTCGCGGCGGGAGACCGAGCTGCTCATCCTGCGCATCGCCCATCTGCGCGAAAGCGAGTACGAGTTCACGCATCACGTACGGATCGGCCGGCGGGCGGGCGTACGCGCCGACGACGTCGAGCGGGTCAAGGCCGGACCCGACGCCGACGGATGGAGCGAGCGGGAGCGGGTGCTGGTGCGCGCGATCGACGAGCTCGACGCCGACCGCGACATCTCCGACGCGACGTGGGCGGCGATGTGCACGCAGCTGAGCGAGCAGGAGTGCATCGAGGTGGTGATGCTCAGTGGTCAGTACGAGTCGCTCGCGACGGCGATCGCGACGCTGCGCATCCAGACCGACCGCTGA
- a CDS encoding class II 3-deoxy-7-phosphoheptulonate synthase, producing MTIPSLADLHALEPAQQPTYADRAAVDSAVSRLQGMPPLVFAGECDNLREKLAAVADGKAFLLQGGDCAETFDGVTAENVRNKLRVLLSMAVVLTYAASVPVVKLGRMAGQYAKPRSSDNETRDGVTLPAYRGDAVNGFAFTPETRRHDPQRLVEVYHASAATLNLTRAFVTGGYADLRQMHEWNTDFVRTSPVGQRYERIGAEIDRALAFMEACGANPDEFHTVDFHSSHEALLLEYEHAMTRIDSRTEKPYDVSGHFLWIGERTRQLDGAHVELLSKVSNPIGVKLGPTTSPDDAIALAERLDPDRIPGRLTFITRMGAGKIRDRLPELVEKVTASGVRAAWVCDPMHGNTFETENGFKTREFDDVIDEVRGFFEVHRSLGTWPGGMHVELTGDDVTECVGGGAALSAADLSHRYESVVDPRLNRAQSLELAFLVSEMLSQR from the coding sequence GTGACGATCCCTTCCCTCGCCGACCTGCATGCGCTCGAACCAGCGCAGCAGCCCACGTACGCAGACCGCGCCGCGGTCGACTCCGCGGTCAGCCGACTGCAGGGCATGCCGCCGTTGGTGTTTGCGGGCGAGTGCGACAACCTGCGCGAGAAGCTCGCGGCCGTCGCCGACGGCAAGGCGTTCCTGCTCCAGGGCGGCGACTGCGCCGAGACGTTCGACGGTGTGACCGCCGAGAACGTCCGCAACAAGCTTCGGGTGCTGCTCTCGATGGCGGTCGTGCTGACGTACGCCGCGAGCGTTCCGGTGGTCAAGCTGGGCCGGATGGCCGGGCAGTACGCGAAGCCGCGCTCGAGCGACAACGAGACTCGCGACGGCGTGACGCTGCCCGCGTACCGGGGCGACGCGGTGAACGGTTTCGCGTTCACTCCCGAGACCCGCAGGCACGATCCGCAGCGGCTCGTCGAGGTCTACCACGCGTCGGCGGCGACGCTGAACCTCACCCGCGCGTTCGTCACGGGTGGGTACGCCGACCTGCGCCAGATGCACGAGTGGAACACCGACTTCGTGCGCACCAGCCCGGTCGGGCAGCGTTACGAGCGCATCGGCGCCGAGATCGACCGTGCGCTGGCGTTCATGGAGGCGTGCGGCGCCAACCCCGACGAGTTCCACACCGTCGACTTCCACTCCTCCCACGAGGCGTTGCTGCTCGAGTACGAGCACGCGATGACGCGCATCGACTCGCGTACGGAGAAGCCGTACGACGTGTCCGGCCACTTCCTGTGGATCGGCGAGCGTACGCGCCAGCTCGACGGTGCCCACGTGGAGCTGCTGAGCAAGGTGTCGAATCCGATCGGCGTGAAGCTCGGCCCGACGACGAGTCCCGACGACGCGATCGCGCTCGCCGAGCGGCTCGACCCGGATCGCATACCGGGCCGGCTGACGTTCATCACCCGGATGGGTGCGGGCAAGATCCGCGACCGGCTTCCCGAGCTGGTCGAGAAGGTCACGGCGTCGGGGGTCCGCGCCGCATGGGTGTGCGACCCGATGCACGGCAACACGTTCGAGACCGAGAACGGCTTCAAGACCCGCGAGTTCGACGACGTCATCGACGAGGTGCGCGGCTTCTTCGAGGTGCACCGTTCGCTCGGGACGTGGCCCGGTGGCATGCACGTCGAGCTCACCGGCGACGACGTCACCGAGTGCGTCGGAGGCGGCGCGGCGCTGTCGGCGGCCGACCTGTCCCATCGTTACGAGTCGGTGGTCGATCCGCGCCTGAACCGCGCGCAGTCGCTCGAGCTCGCGTTCCTCGTCTCGGAGATGCTCTCCCAGCGCTGA
- a CDS encoding GNAT family N-acetyltransferase: protein MLDSRLPVVRLLPLTPAALSALAECNFAAADAAFGRELARITKNETWLWRLRRDQIVLTPGDRNWVAYVIVNEVGTAVGHAGFHGGPDPSGMAEVGYSVDPAYRGRGFAKAALAELIARARREPDVRTLRATVRPDNAASLAVIRGAGLVENDDQRDARDGRELIFEMPV, encoded by the coding sequence ATGCTCGATTCTCGCCTTCCCGTCGTCCGACTGCTCCCACTCACTCCCGCCGCACTGTCGGCGCTCGCCGAGTGCAACTTCGCGGCCGCCGATGCCGCCTTCGGCCGAGAGCTCGCGCGCATCACGAAGAACGAAACCTGGCTCTGGCGGTTGCGCCGTGACCAGATCGTCCTGACGCCCGGTGACCGCAACTGGGTCGCGTACGTGATCGTCAACGAGGTGGGCACAGCCGTCGGCCACGCCGGGTTTCACGGCGGCCCGGACCCGTCCGGGATGGCCGAGGTCGGCTACTCGGTCGACCCCGCCTATCGGGGGCGGGGTTTCGCGAAGGCGGCGTTGGCCGAGCTCATCGCCCGGGCCCGCCGCGAACCCGACGTACGTACGCTGCGCGCGACCGTGCGGCCCGACAACGCCGCGTCGCTGGCGGTCATCCGCGGTGCGGGCCTGGTCGAGAACGACGACCAGCGGGATGCGCGCGATGGCCGCGAGCTGATCTTCGAGATGCCGGTCTAG